The genomic stretch ACGATCAACGCCTCGCTGTCCAACGATCTCCTGCAGATGCTTACGAGCGTCTTCACCGTCGGCGGATCGTTTCTGATGATGCTCACGATCTCGCCGATCCTGCTCCTCGTGTTCGTCGTCACGATCCCCGCCTCGATCCTCTTCACGCGCTATCGCGCCCGCCGGGTCCGGCCGCTTTATCGCGAGCGTTCGGCGAAGCTCGGCGAGCTGAACGGCTTCGTCGAGGAGATCACGAGCGGCCAGAAGACGACCAAGGCCTACAGCCGCGAAGCGGTCTTCCTCGAGCGCTTCGATGAGAAGAACGAGGCCGCCGTCGACGCCAACTACCACGCGGACTGGTTCGCCAGCATCACCGGTCCGACCGTCAACTTCATCAACAACCTCTCGCTCGCGCTGATCAGCGTCTTCGGCGGCCTGCTCTACATGACCGGCGGGATCTCGCTCGGCAGCGTCTCTTCCTTCGTGCTCTATTCGCGCAAGTTCTCGGGCCCGATCAACGAGTTCGCCAACATCGTGAGCGAGCTGCAGTCGGCGCTTGCGGCCGCGGAGCGCGTCCTGCGCCTGATCGACGAGATTCCCGAACCGGCGGACGCCGAGCGGGCGCTTGCGCTCACGGACGTCCAAGGGTCGGTGACCCTCGACCACGTCGCCTTCGGCTACGATCCGTCGCGGACGATCATCAAGGACTTCTCGCTTTCCGTCAAACCCGGATCGGTGATCGCGATCGTCGGCCCGACCGGCGCCGGGAAGACGACGATCATCAACCTCCTGATGCGCTTCTACGACGTCGGCTCCGGTTCGATCGCGGTCGACGGGCATCCGATCGACGCCGTGACCCGCAAGAGCCTTCGGCTCGCCTACACGATGGTCCTCCAGGACACCTGGCTGTTCTACGGCACGATCTTCGAGAACATCGCCTACGGGAAGGAGAACGTGACCCGCGAGGAGGTCGTCCGGGCTGCGCAGGACGCCAAGATCGACCACTATATCACGTCGCTTCCGGACGGATACGACACGATCCTGAGCGACAATGCGGCGAACCTCTCGAAAGGGCAGAAGCAGCTCCTCACGATCGCCCGCGCGATCCTGCTCGACTCGCGCATGCTCATCCTCGACGAGGCGACCTCGAACGTCGACACCCAGACCGAGCGCCGGATCCAGGACGCGATGCTCCACCTGATGCGCGGCCGCACCTGCTTCGTGATCGCCCATCGCCTGTCGACGATCCAGAACGCCGACCGGATTCTCGTGATCCGCGACGGCGACATCGTCGAGCAGGGAAACCATGTCGAACTGATGGAAAGAAACGGCTTCTACCGCGAGCTCTACGACTCGCAGTTCTAGGACCCTTTCGGCTTGACCGGGGGGCGCGGATCCGATCGGACGGTCCGCGCCCCCCTTTCGTTTTCGACGGAAGTCAAATCGTTTGACCTTTCACGGATTCGTGATATAATGGGCCACGATTATTAAGTACCTAAAGTAACGGAGGACCATGATGCAATCATTGAACGCGTCGCTCACCGACAAGCTGATGCGACTCAGGGTGCTGGCCAGACGCCAGTACGTCACGAACCACGGAAAGGGATTCGGCATGCTGCTGTACGCGATCGACCGGCGCGGAAGCGGCGAAGGCATGACGATGACGGAACTCGCCCGCACCTTCTCGGTGAGTCTCGCCGCCGCCACGCAGATGGTGAAACTCCTGAAACGCCAGGGCTTCCTCGCCGTCCGGAAGGATCCGGAAGACGCCCGGGTCTCGCGCGTCTTCCTCACCGCGGACGGCGCCGCCGCGTCCGCACGGGCGCAGGAAATCACGAACGGCTTCCTCGACGGTCTCGAAGAGCATCTCGGGAGCGAAGACAGCGCCGCCTTCGACCGCATCCTCGGGCGCATCCTCGCCTACGTCGAACGCGCGGGCGACGGCCTCGACGGGGAGGCGACGCGATGACGCGGCTTCTGAAATACCTGAAACCCTTCGTCCTGACGCTCGTCCTCGCGGTCGGGCTCCTGTTCGTCCAGGCGATGGCGGAACTGAAGCTGCCGTCCTATCTCTCCGACATCGTCAACGTCGGGATCCAGGCGAGCGGCATCGATCACGCCGCTCCCGAGGCGATCAGCGCCGCGGGATACGACTTCGTCACCGCGCTCGTCTCGGCCGACGATGCGGCCCTGGTCGAAAGCAGCTACGTGCCGGTCGTCGCCGGCGAGGAGCTGTCCGTGGGCGGTCAGACGATCGACACGTCCGCGACGGCGATGTATCGTCTCGGGGAAGTCGACGACGCAACGCTGTCGCGTCTCGACGAGGTCTTCGGAGGCGCCGTCTGGATCATGATCGACGTCGCGCGTCAGCTCGGCACGAATTCGGGATCGTCGGGGTTCGACGTCACCGCCGACTTCGCCGTCGCCAACCTCTATGCGATGGCGGATTCGCTTCAGGCGTCGCCCGCCTGGCCGACGCTCGTCGCTTCCGCCCGGACATCCGCCGCGGCGGTCGACCCGATGCTTCGAACGCAGACCGGCGTCGTCCTCGCCGCCAAATACTACGAGGAGCTCGGCATCGACATGACCGCGATGCAGCTCGGCTACATCCTCATGGCGGGTCTCCGGATGCTCGGCGTGACCCTGATCGCCGCCGTCGCCACCGTCATCGTCTCCTACCTGTCCTCGCGGATCGGCGCGGGCGTCGCGCGCGATCTGCGCGAAGCGACGTTCGCGAAGGTCGAATCCTTCTCGAACGAGGAGTTCAACCGCTTCTCGACGGCATCCCTGATCACCCGCACGACGAACGACATCAACCAGATCCAGCAGCTCGTCGTCTTCGCGATCCGGATGCTCTTCTATTCGCCGATCATCGCCGTCGGCGGCGTGCTGATGATCCTCGAGACGAACGCGTCGATGACGTGGATCATCGCCGCGGCCGTCGTCGCAGTCAGCCTCGTGATCGTCTTCATCTTCACGCTCGCGATTCCGAAGTTCAAGCTCACCCAGAAACTCGTCGACCGGCTCAACCTCGTCACCCGCGAAGGCCTCACCGGCCTGATGGTGATCCGCGCCTTCGGAAACCAGGAACACGAGGAGAAGAAGTTCGACGGCGCGAACCGCGATCTCGCGAAGACGCTGCTCTTCGTGAACCGCGTCATCGCCGTAATGATGCCGATGATGATGCTGATCATGAACGTCACGATGGTCGCGATCATCTGGTTCGGTTCGAACCAGGTCGCCGCCTCCGGCATGCAGGTCGGCGACATGCTCGCGTTCATGAACTACTCGATGCAGGTCATCATGTCCTTCCTGATGATCGCGATGATGTTCATCTTCTGGCCGCGCGCCGAAGTGTCCGCCGCGCGCGTCGCCGACGTGCTCGAGACGAAGCCGCGGATCCTCGATCCCGACCAGCCGGTCGCGATGACCGGCTCCGTCGAGGGGCGGGTCCGCTTCGACCACGTCTCGTTCCGCTTCGGGAACGCCGACGAAAAGGTTCTCGAGGACATCACGTTCGAGGCCCTTCCCGGCAAGACGACCGCGATCATCGGATCGACGGGATCCGGCAAGAGCACGCTCGTCAACCTGATCCCGCGCTTCTACGACGTCACCGAAGGATCGATCACGATCGACGGCGTCGACGTCCGCGCGATGACCCAGCACGACCTCCGGGCGCTGATCGGCTACGTCCCGCAGAAGGGGATGATCCTCTCCGGCACGATCGAGAGCAACCTGCGCTACGGCCGTCACGACGCCACGGCGGAGGAACTCCGCGCCGCTGCCGAGACCGCCCAGGCGACCGAATTCATCGACGCCTCCGAACAGGGGTTCCAGACCGAGATCTCCGAAGGCGCGGCGAACGTCTCCGGCGGGCAGAAGCAGCGGCTGTCGATCGCTCGCGCGTTCGCGAAGGCGGCGCCGATCCTGATCTTCGACGACAGCTTCTCCGCCCTCGACTTCAGGACCGACCAGAAGCTGCGCCGCGCGATGAAGGCGGCGGCCGCGGATGCGACCGTCCTCATCGTCGCCCAGCGCGTCGGCACGATCATGCACGCCGATCAGATCATCGTCCTCGAGAACGGACGGATCGTCGGCCGGGGGACGCACGAAGAACTTCTGTCGTCCTGCCCGATCTATCTTGAAATCGCGTCCTCGCAGCTCGCGAAGGAGGAACTCGCCCATGTCTGATCATCCGAATGAACGAAGCACCCAGCCGCGCCCGATGATGGCGGGCGGCCCCCGCGGGGCGATCGGCCCCGCCGGCGCCAAGGCGAAGGATTTCCGCGGCACGACCGCGAAACTGCTGCGGCGGCTGAAGCCGTACCGCCTCAAGATCGCCTTCGTGCTCTTCTTCGCGCTCTTGTCCACGGTCTTCATGATCGTCGGTCCGAAGATCCTCGGACAGGCGACGACGCTGCTCGTCGAGGGTCTGCTCAAGAAGATCGCCGGCACCGGCGACATCGACTTCGGGGCGATCGGGCTGATCATCGTCGAGATGCTCGTCCTCTATCTCATCGCCGCCTTCTTCAACTACATCCAGGGATTCGTCATGACCAAGGTCGCCAACGACGTCACCTACACGATGCGGCGCGAGATCCGCGCCAAGGTCGACCGGCTCCCGCTTCGCTACTTCGACTCCCACAACTACGGCGAGGTCCTCTCGCACGTCACGAACGACGTCGACACCGTCAACCAGAGTCTGACGCAGGGAATCACGCAGCTGATCACCTCGGCGGTGACGATCCTCGGCGTCGCCATCATGATGTTCTCGATCAGCTGGCAGATGGCGCTCGTCGCCATCCTCATCCTGCCGCTCGCCGCCTTCATCATCCGCTTCGTCTTCAAGAAGTCGCAGAAGCACTTCAAGCAGCAGCAGGCTTCGCTCGGGGCGATCAACGGACAGGTCGAGGAACTGTACGCGAACCACATGATCGTCAAGGCCTTCAACGGTGAGAAGGAAGCCGTCGACGGCTTCCGGAAGAAGAACGACCAGCTCTACGGCGCCGCCTGGAAGAGCCAGTTCTTCTCGGGAATCATGCAGCCGATCATGAACTTCGTGGGCAACCTCGGATACGTGATCGTCGCCATCCTCGGCGGCTACTACGCCGCAACCGGCGTGATCAAGATCGGCGAGCTCCAGTCCTTCATCCAGTACATGCGTTCCTTCACGATGCCGATCGGGCAGATCGCGGCGCAGTCGAACGTGCTCCAGTCGGCGATCGCCGCCAGCGAGCGCATCTTCACCCTCCTCGAGGAGCCCGAGGAGACGCCGGATCCCGTCGACGCGGATCCGGTCGACGGTCTTCGCTCCGAGGTCTCGTTCGACCACGTCCGGTTCGGTTACGACGCCGAGAAGCCCGTCATCCGCGACTTCTCCTTCACGGCCGGGGCGGGACAGAAGATCGCCATCGTCGGTCCGACCGGCGCCGGCAAGACGACGATCGTGAAGCTCCTCATGCGCTTCTACGACGTGAACGAAGGCGCGATCGCAATCGACGGCGTCGACCTTCGGAAACTCCGCCGGAACGACCTGCGGAAACGCTTCGGGATGGTCCTCCAGGACACCTGGCTCTACCA from Candidatus Izemoplasmatales bacterium encodes the following:
- a CDS encoding ABC transporter ATP-binding protein, encoding MRKDAFDKLASLPVGFFDRHQTGDIISVISYDIDTINASLSNDLLQMLTSVFTVGGSFLMMLTISPILLLVFVVTIPASILFTRYRARRVRPLYRERSAKLGELNGFVEEITSGQKTTKAYSREAVFLERFDEKNEAAVDANYHADWFASITGPTVNFINNLSLALISVFGGLLYMTGGISLGSVSSFVLYSRKFSGPINEFANIVSELQSALAAAERVLRLIDEIPEPADAERALALTDVQGSVTLDHVAFGYDPSRTIIKDFSLSVKPGSVIAIVGPTGAGKTTIINLLMRFYDVGSGSIAVDGHPIDAVTRKSLRLAYTMVLQDTWLFYGTIFENIAYGKENVTREEVVRAAQDAKIDHYITSLPDGYDTILSDNAANLSKGQKQLLTIARAILLDSRMLILDEATSNVDTQTERRIQDAMLHLMRGRTCFVIAHRLSTIQNADRILVIRDGDIVEQGNHVELMERNGFYRELYDSQF
- a CDS encoding MarR family transcriptional regulator gives rise to the protein MQSLNASLTDKLMRLRVLARRQYVTNHGKGFGMLLYAIDRRGSGEGMTMTELARTFSVSLAAATQMVKLLKRQGFLAVRKDPEDARVSRVFLTADGAAASARAQEITNGFLDGLEEHLGSEDSAAFDRILGRILAYVERAGDGLDGEATR
- a CDS encoding ABC transporter ATP-binding protein, with the translated sequence MTRLLKYLKPFVLTLVLAVGLLFVQAMAELKLPSYLSDIVNVGIQASGIDHAAPEAISAAGYDFVTALVSADDAALVESSYVPVVAGEELSVGGQTIDTSATAMYRLGEVDDATLSRLDEVFGGAVWIMIDVARQLGTNSGSSGFDVTADFAVANLYAMADSLQASPAWPTLVASARTSAAAVDPMLRTQTGVVLAAKYYEELGIDMTAMQLGYILMAGLRMLGVTLIAAVATVIVSYLSSRIGAGVARDLREATFAKVESFSNEEFNRFSTASLITRTTNDINQIQQLVVFAIRMLFYSPIIAVGGVLMILETNASMTWIIAAAVVAVSLVIVFIFTLAIPKFKLTQKLVDRLNLVTREGLTGLMVIRAFGNQEHEEKKFDGANRDLAKTLLFVNRVIAVMMPMMMLIMNVTMVAIIWFGSNQVAASGMQVGDMLAFMNYSMQVIMSFLMIAMMFIFWPRAEVSAARVADVLETKPRILDPDQPVAMTGSVEGRVRFDHVSFRFGNADEKVLEDITFEALPGKTTAIIGSTGSGKSTLVNLIPRFYDVTEGSITIDGVDVRAMTQHDLRALIGYVPQKGMILSGTIESNLRYGRHDATAEELRAAAETAQATEFIDASEQGFQTEISEGAANVSGGQKQRLSIARAFAKAAPILIFDDSFSALDFRTDQKLRRAMKAAAADATVLIVAQRVGTIMHADQIIVLENGRIVGRGTHEELLSSCPIYLEIASSQLAKEELAHV
- a CDS encoding ABC transporter ATP-binding protein, producing the protein MSDHPNERSTQPRPMMAGGPRGAIGPAGAKAKDFRGTTAKLLRRLKPYRLKIAFVLFFALLSTVFMIVGPKILGQATTLLVEGLLKKIAGTGDIDFGAIGLIIVEMLVLYLIAAFFNYIQGFVMTKVANDVTYTMRREIRAKVDRLPLRYFDSHNYGEVLSHVTNDVDTVNQSLTQGITQLITSAVTILGVAIMMFSISWQMALVAILILPLAAFIIRFVFKKSQKHFKQQQASLGAINGQVEELYANHMIVKAFNGEKEAVDGFRKKNDQLYGAAWKSQFFSGIMQPIMNFVGNLGYVIVAILGGYYAATGVIKIGELQSFIQYMRSFTMPIGQIAAQSNVLQSAIAASERIFTLLEEPEETPDPVDADPVDGLRSEVSFDHVRFGYDAEKPVIRDFSFTAGAGQKIAIVGPTGAGKTTIVKLLMRFYDVNEGAIAIDGVDLRKLRRNDLRKRFGMVLQDTWLYHGSIRDNIRYGRLDATDAEVERAAAVAQIDHYVKTLPEGYDTLLNEESSNISAGQKQLLTIARAVLADPRMLILDEATSSVDTRMEILIQRAMDRLMEGRTSFIIAHRLSTIRNADRILVMDHGDIVEIGTHEELLKKNGFYASLYNSQFDREAADAPEAAPSAA